From the Acidobacteriota bacterium genome, one window contains:
- a CDS encoding hydantoinase/oxoprolinase family protein yields the protein MNAAKRAILPQGGVRIGADVGGTFTDVVVLDGRGNLHTQKVPSTPPHFEEAVIRAIGAWLGSTGISGARVREVAHGTTVATNAVLERRGARTALVTTKGFRDVLELRRIRVPVLYDWFFQKPRELVERYLRFEVDERVLANGDVQVGLRESELWDLKKKLEQEAVQSVAVCFLHAYAYPEHEMMAGRFLRKHLPHLTVSLSSEILPERKEYERTATTAVNAYVRPVMRGYLNALRRSLRRMDIEAPLLIMQSAGGLTPEDDAASRPVFVLESGPAAGVLAAATTAGRMGLANVITFDMGGTTAKASMIEEGRVGYHSEYEVGASLSTGSRLMGGSGELIRAPSLDIAEVGAGGGSMAYLDRAGGLHVGPRSAGAVPGPACYRQGGKEPTVTDANVVLGYVRPGPLANGEVHVDPEAARRAIQDRIAGPLGVGLFEAAEGIHRIANTRIMKALREVSTERGRDPREFVLMAFGGSGPVHAAGLAEELSVQRAMIPELPGLFSALGLLYSDVERHGVRSCLLSVESLCPREIEQLRETLEKDMLAWFRRGHYSGERVQLACSVDMRFRGQTSEIRVPLPAKPLTPEDVDTLRQTFEAEHERLYGHRSAAGHTVEVLAVRLVGKAMRDQTEGFPEPVKLQGEAAPSRMAYFGSRWGAIDTPVVARTSLREITQGPLLIDEYDTTVVVPPATRVWLDDLQNVVMEGAGSHQ from the coding sequence TTGAACGCCGCCAAGAGAGCCATTCTCCCTCAGGGCGGCGTACGCATTGGCGCCGACGTTGGTGGCACCTTTACCGATGTGGTGGTCTTGGACGGGCGGGGAAATCTACACACTCAAAAGGTGCCGTCGACCCCTCCTCACTTTGAAGAGGCCGTCATCCGCGCCATCGGGGCTTGGCTCGGCTCAACAGGGATTTCCGGCGCTCGCGTGAGGGAAGTCGCCCATGGTACGACGGTGGCGACCAATGCCGTGCTGGAGCGTCGGGGGGCAAGAACGGCGCTGGTCACCACCAAGGGGTTCCGGGACGTTCTGGAGTTGAGGCGGATTCGGGTGCCTGTGCTCTACGACTGGTTCTTCCAGAAACCAAGGGAACTGGTGGAGCGCTATCTGCGTTTCGAGGTGGATGAACGTGTCCTGGCCAACGGGGACGTTCAAGTAGGCCTGCGGGAGTCGGAGCTGTGGGATCTCAAGAAAAAACTGGAACAGGAGGCCGTGCAATCGGTGGCCGTTTGCTTTCTCCATGCCTACGCCTACCCTGAACATGAAATGATGGCGGGTCGCTTCCTGAGGAAGCACCTTCCCCATCTGACAGTTTCGCTCTCATCCGAGATACTGCCCGAGCGCAAGGAATACGAACGAACCGCTACGACCGCGGTCAATGCCTACGTGCGCCCGGTGATGCGCGGCTATCTGAATGCGCTAAGGAGAAGTCTCCGCCGGATGGATATCGAGGCCCCCCTGCTCATCATGCAGTCGGCCGGGGGCTTGACACCCGAAGACGACGCAGCCTCCCGTCCCGTTTTCGTCCTGGAGTCAGGTCCCGCCGCGGGAGTCCTGGCAGCCGCTACCACCGCAGGCAGGATGGGCCTGGCCAACGTGATCACCTTCGACATGGGAGGAACCACCGCCAAAGCCTCCATGATCGAGGAGGGACGGGTTGGCTACCATTCCGAATATGAAGTCGGTGCCTCCTTGTCCACCGGCAGTCGGCTCATGGGCGGCAGCGGAGAGCTCATTCGCGCACCCAGCCTGGACATCGCCGAAGTGGGGGCCGGGGGAGGCAGTATGGCCTATCTGGACCGGGCCGGCGGGCTCCATGTCGGTCCCCGAAGCGCCGGAGCTGTTCCGGGACCCGCCTGCTACCGGCAGGGAGGAAAGGAACCGACGGTAACCGATGCCAACGTGGTCCTGGGCTATGTCCGCCCCGGGCCGCTGGCCAACGGGGAGGTCCATGTCGATCCGGAGGCCGCACGGCGCGCCATTCAGGACCGGATTGCCGGTCCGCTGGGAGTAGGACTGTTCGAGGCTGCCGAGGGGATTCACCGCATAGCCAACACACGCATCATGAAAGCCCTGCGGGAAGTCTCAACCGAACGGGGAAGGGATCCCCGCGAGTTTGTGCTGATGGCCTTCGGGGGGTCGGGGCCGGTCCACGCCGCAGGCCTGGCTGAGGAACTTTCGGTTCAAAGGGCCATGATCCCGGAACTGCCGGGCCTCTTCAGCGCGCTCGGCCTGCTTTACTCCGATGTCGAGCGCCACGGAGTTCGGAGCTGCCTGCTCTCCGTTGAATCCCTCTGTCCCCGGGAAATCGAACAGTTGCGAGAGACACTGGAAAAGGACATGCTGGCCTGGTTCCGGCGAGGACACTATTCCGGAGAACGAGTTCAGCTCGCCTGCAGCGTGGATATGCGATTTCGGGGACAGACCTCGGAAATCAGGGTTCCACTCCCGGCCAAGCCACTCACGCCTGAGGATGTCGACACCCTTCGCCAAACCTTTGAGGCTGAGCACGAGCGGCTCTACGGACATCGGTCCGCCGCCGGCCACACGGTCGAAGTCCTTGCGGTGCGCCTGGTGGGGAAAGCAATGCGGGACCAGACTGAGGGGTTTCCCGAACCCGTTAAGCTCCAAGGCGAAGCGGCGCCCAGCCGTATGGCTTACTTCGGTTCGCGGTGGGGGGCGATTGATACCCCGGTAGTTGCCCGAACTTCTCTCCGGGAGATCACCCAAGGCCCGCTGTTGATCGACGAGTATGACACGACCGTCGTGGTGCCACCCGCGACTCGGGTCTGGCTCGACGACCTTCAGAATGTCGTCATGGAAGGAGCCGGCTCCCACCAATGA
- a CDS encoding PQQ-binding-like beta-propeller repeat protein, producing MKYPVLFLVLLSLVVSLTGLPDQEEDWPQFRGPGGQGHASARGLAKEWSETKNITWKVPLPGNGWSSPVIQGEKIWLTASVDEGRSLRALCLSRSDGKLIHDLEVFRQEQAGRIHSKNSHASPTPVLDGDRVYVHFGAFGSASLRSDGRILWKHRFDYDHRHGPGGSPVLFEDLLIYNCDGTDVQFVAALDKHTGKLRWKKTREGRMAYSTPLAIEVEGKPQLISTGGDRVVTYHPLSGEEIWSVRYDGFSLVPRPVFGLGLVYIISGYPHPVLYAIRPDGQGDVTDSHVAWSLKRGVPLNPSPLLVGKELYMVSDRGIASCVDARTGKHHWQERLPGEYSASPVYAEGKIYLLNESGEATVLEVGREFKKLASNRLPGRTLASFAVHGRAIYLRTDSHLYRIERSTS from the coding sequence ATGAAGTACCCCGTCCTCTTTCTTGTATTGCTTTCTCTGGTCGTTTCCCTAACCGGACTGCCGGATCAGGAAGAGGACTGGCCACAGTTCAGGGGGCCGGGAGGCCAGGGTCACGCTTCCGCCCGTGGTCTCGCAAAGGAATGGAGTGAAACCAAGAATATCACCTGGAAGGTGCCCCTTCCGGGAAACGGCTGGTCGTCACCGGTCATTCAGGGCGAAAAAATCTGGTTGACCGCCTCGGTGGACGAAGGACGTTCGCTGCGGGCCTTGTGTCTGAGCAGGAGTGACGGAAAACTGATCCATGACCTGGAGGTATTCCGCCAGGAGCAGGCGGGCCGCATCCATTCCAAGAACAGCCATGCCTCTCCCACTCCCGTTCTGGACGGGGACAGAGTCTATGTCCACTTTGGAGCATTCGGCTCGGCCAGCCTTCGCAGCGACGGCAGGATCCTTTGGAAACATCGGTTCGACTACGATCACCGCCACGGACCGGGCGGTTCTCCGGTCCTGTTCGAGGACCTTCTCATCTACAACTGCGACGGCACCGACGTACAGTTCGTGGCAGCCTTGGACAAGCATACCGGGAAGTTGAGGTGGAAAAAGACTCGCGAGGGTCGGATGGCATACTCGACCCCCTTGGCCATCGAGGTGGAGGGCAAGCCCCAGTTGATCAGCACTGGTGGCGATCGAGTCGTGACCTACCACCCACTCTCCGGGGAGGAGATCTGGTCGGTGCGCTACGACGGGTTTTCCCTAGTCCCTCGCCCTGTTTTCGGCCTGGGTTTGGTCTATATCATCTCGGGGTACCCGCATCCCGTGCTCTACGCAATCCGTCCCGATGGCCAGGGCGACGTGACCGATAGTCACGTGGCCTGGAGCTTGAAACGAGGGGTTCCGTTGAATCCCTCTCCCTTGCTGGTGGGAAAGGAACTCTACATGGTCAGCGATCGCGGTATTGCATCCTGCGTGGACGCCCGGACCGGCAAGCACCACTGGCAGGAAAGGCTGCCTGGAGAGTACTCGGCTTCGCCGGTGTATGCCGAAGGGAAAATCTATTTGCTGAACGAATCAGGAGAGGCGACCGTCCTGGAGGTTGGGAGGGAGTTCAAGAAGCTGGCCAGCAACCGGTTGCCGGGTCGCACCCTGGCCTCGTTCGCCGTGCACGGCCGCGCCATCTACTTGAGAACCGACAGCCACCTCTATCGGATCGAACGGTCGACCAGTTAG
- a CDS encoding hydantoinase B/oxoprolinase family protein, giving the protein MSMRDPAGHADPITLAIMQHALASAADQMAISLYRTAYSTIVRDCLDFSTSLCDAEGEMIAQGVTLPHHIASVPFAMRTLLKKYGHEIDPGDVFILNDPFDGGMHIPDIFVVRPVFREDRRVGFAVSTAHHADLGGRLPGSAACDNTEIFQEGLRIPWLKLYRRGRPDEAIFGLLASNVRIPEVTLGDLRAQLAATYIGANSVLKLIERYGLETFQGCCRDLLTYTERLVRSEIASWPDGSSSFTDHMDSDGVGGPPVRLQVTLTVSGDTLTADFSGTDPQVRGGINCTLSFTTSVVAVCLRSVIQAEIPNTAGMFKPIKVIAPEGTVANASMPAASSMRGVTGFRLSDTVRGALAGLLPDRVFAAGEGGNSLLIFGGKRPEGKPYVFYELVTGTWGGRPDRDGNDGLCNPSNVAGNIPVEQAESEYPLCIERYGLVRDSGGAGRFRGGLAIERKWRLLAGGSTLSIRSDRRDHRPYGLKGGKPGAPSLSEVDGAGGVEILPTMISTSIKAGDSVYHRLAGGGGWGDPLTRDPAAVARDVRNGKVSSGSARRDYGVVLDGFGQVDAVATASLRQQVKSRLDK; this is encoded by the coding sequence ATGAGCATGCGCGACCCGGCAGGCCACGCCGATCCGATCACTTTGGCCATCATGCAACACGCCCTGGCGTCGGCGGCGGACCAGATGGCGATCAGCCTCTACCGCACGGCCTATTCCACCATCGTTCGGGACTGCCTGGACTTTTCCACATCTCTTTGCGACGCCGAGGGAGAGATGATCGCCCAAGGCGTCACACTCCCGCACCACATCGCGTCGGTCCCGTTCGCCATGCGGACCTTGTTAAAAAAATACGGACACGAAATCGATCCCGGGGATGTGTTCATTCTCAACGATCCCTTCGACGGAGGCATGCACATTCCCGATATCTTTGTGGTCCGCCCCGTCTTCCGGGAGGACCGTCGGGTCGGTTTTGCCGTCAGCACGGCTCATCACGCGGACCTGGGAGGGCGCCTGCCCGGGAGCGCGGCTTGCGATAACACCGAGATCTTCCAGGAGGGACTGCGAATTCCCTGGCTCAAGCTTTATCGGCGAGGCCGTCCGGACGAAGCCATCTTTGGGTTGCTGGCTTCCAACGTCCGGATTCCTGAAGTGACTCTGGGAGATTTGAGAGCCCAACTGGCCGCTACCTACATTGGAGCGAACTCCGTCCTGAAGCTCATCGAACGCTACGGCCTGGAGACATTCCAGGGGTGCTGTCGAGACCTTCTGACCTACACCGAGCGCCTGGTTCGCTCAGAGATCGCCTCCTGGCCGGACGGGTCCTCCAGTTTCACCGACCATATGGATAGCGATGGAGTCGGCGGGCCTCCCGTCCGGTTGCAGGTGACCCTGACCGTGAGCGGCGACACCTTGACCGCCGACTTTTCCGGGACCGATCCCCAAGTGCGCGGCGGCATCAACTGTACGCTCTCGTTTACCACCTCGGTGGTCGCGGTCTGCCTGCGATCGGTCATTCAAGCGGAGATTCCCAACACTGCCGGCATGTTCAAGCCAATCAAAGTCATTGCCCCGGAGGGCACCGTGGCCAACGCCAGCATGCCGGCCGCATCCTCGATGCGAGGGGTTACCGGGTTCCGTCTTTCCGACACCGTGCGGGGCGCCCTGGCCGGATTGCTGCCCGACCGCGTGTTCGCGGCCGGAGAAGGGGGCAATTCACTGCTGATTTTCGGGGGAAAGCGACCGGAAGGGAAGCCCTACGTGTTTTATGAGCTGGTCACCGGGACCTGGGGTGGGCGCCCCGACAGGGATGGGAACGACGGATTGTGCAATCCCTCCAACGTCGCCGGCAACATACCGGTCGAGCAGGCCGAAAGCGAGTACCCGCTGTGCATTGAGCGTTACGGGCTGGTCCGGGACAGCGGGGGAGCGGGCCGGTTTCGAGGAGGTCTGGCCATCGAGCGCAAGTGGCGCCTTCTGGCTGGAGGTTCCACCCTGTCCATCCGCTCCGATCGGCGAGACCACCGGCCTTACGGACTCAAGGGCGGGAAGCCGGGTGCGCCCTCCCTGAGTGAGGTGGACGGGGCCGGCGGGGTTGAAATCCTGCCCACCATGATTTCGACCTCGATCAAGGCCGGAGACTCGGTCTATCATCGATTGGCCGGCGGTGGAGGATGGGGAGATCCCCTCACCAGAGATCCGGCGGCGGTGGCTCGAGATGTCAGAAACGGCAAGGTTTCCTCGGGTAGCGCTCGACGGGACTACGGCGTCGTCCTGGATGGGTTCGGCCAAGTGGATGCGGTGGCTACGGCGAGCCTGCGGCAGCAGGTGAAAAGTCGTTTGGATAAATGA
- a CDS encoding M81 family metallopeptidase yields MKLFLACLGTETNTFSPFPTGYRTFEETCLVRGGNHGHDPFLFAVPLILWRQLALRNGWSVVESLCAFAQPSGVTLGRVYESFRDEILADLRRAMPVDMVLLSLHGAMVAEGYDDCEGDLLARIRALVGPKVPVGAELDLHCHLTSRMVEEATAIVSFKEYPHTDAADRAGELFHILSATASGTLQPRMALYDCRMMGIYHTTSEPMKSYLAGVKHLEQQKEILSISIAHGFLWGDVADMGTRILVVTDGRPREGNRLAESLGRQLFELRHGLRPDYRTIDQALGEALSQGRGPVVLADVADNPGGGASGDSTFILEALIDRGIEDAAVACIWDPMAVAMATEAGEGARFDVRLGGKMGPSSGRPLDIPVTVTKVVPNTCQTFGSGAGRSVSPLGDAVVLRTGGIDIVVNSIRTQTLGTDAFTNLGIDPRTRRILVVKSMQHFHAAFAPLAQEVLYVDSPGALVSDVTQIPFQKADRGKWPICETVA; encoded by the coding sequence ATGAAACTCTTTCTCGCCTGTCTGGGCACTGAAACCAACACCTTTTCTCCCTTCCCCACCGGTTACCGCACCTTTGAGGAAACCTGCCTCGTCAGAGGGGGAAACCACGGGCACGACCCGTTTCTCTTTGCGGTTCCATTGATCCTGTGGCGCCAACTGGCCTTACGAAACGGCTGGTCGGTGGTGGAGAGTCTGTGTGCCTTTGCCCAACCTTCCGGAGTGACGCTAGGCCGCGTCTACGAGTCATTCCGGGACGAAATCCTGGCTGACCTCCGACGGGCCATGCCGGTGGACATGGTTCTACTCAGTCTGCATGGCGCCATGGTTGCCGAGGGATACGACGACTGCGAGGGGGACCTGCTGGCTCGTATCCGAGCCCTGGTCGGTCCCAAGGTGCCGGTCGGGGCCGAATTGGATCTCCACTGTCACCTGACCAGTCGGATGGTAGAGGAGGCTACCGCCATCGTCAGCTTCAAGGAATACCCCCACACGGACGCTGCCGACCGGGCCGGAGAACTCTTTCACATCCTGTCCGCGACTGCCTCAGGCACCCTTCAACCGCGCATGGCTCTATACGATTGCCGCATGATGGGCATCTACCACACCACCTCGGAGCCCATGAAGAGCTATCTGGCCGGAGTCAAGCATCTGGAGCAGCAGAAGGAGATTCTTTCGATCTCGATAGCCCACGGGTTTCTCTGGGGGGACGTTGCCGACATGGGAACCCGGATCCTGGTCGTCACCGATGGAAGACCCCGGGAAGGAAACCGCTTGGCAGAATCGCTGGGGCGCCAACTGTTTGAACTGCGTCATGGGCTCCGGCCCGACTACAGGACCATCGACCAAGCCCTGGGAGAAGCCTTGAGCCAGGGCCGGGGACCGGTGGTGCTAGCGGACGTGGCCGACAACCCGGGCGGCGGCGCGTCCGGAGACTCCACCTTCATTCTCGAGGCTCTCATCGACCGCGGGATCGAGGATGCCGCCGTGGCCTGCATCTGGGATCCGATGGCCGTAGCCATGGCTACCGAAGCGGGAGAAGGAGCCCGATTCGATGTGCGTCTCGGAGGCAAGATGGGACCGAGTTCGGGACGCCCCCTGGATATTCCAGTGACGGTAACCAAGGTGGTCCCCAATACCTGTCAAACCTTCGGCAGCGGTGCCGGCCGGTCGGTCTCGCCTCTTGGGGACGCCGTCGTTCTGCGCACCGGCGGCATCGACATCGTGGTCAACTCCATTCGAACTCAAACCCTGGGCACCGATGCCTTCACCAATCTGGGCATCGATCCTCGGACCAGGCGGATCCTGGTGGTGAAATCGATGCAGCATTTCCACGCGGCTTTCGCCCCCCTCGCCCAAGAAGTTCTATATGTGGACTCACCGGGAGCGCTGGTCAGCGATGTGACTCAAATCCCCTTCCAAAAAGCGGACCGGGGAAAGTGGCCAATCTGCGAGACGGTGGCCTGA
- a CDS encoding PPC domain-containing protein produces the protein MYLRLIAATLCLAAPLSAQDIETVTEPKLLSHFPLGGQQGTTFDLEVSGEALQGTHTVWFEGGELSASVLKLEKLQSTSEKKDKKPEDYLGKAAKADHRAVLKIRIPKTAALGLHLFRLVTPRGLSNALGLQVVSDPIISETARPHQTAEQAQYLSVPAVVNGSLSEKGQRDFYAFRVSQGEELLFAVRSDLGPSRTYQAQAAITLYQRSVSWFDPSRVVRLVVEGPALTWEPFQRYERTRSTGRFALFQRISHRFENSGRYFLSVGTFTGTGDPNHGYQLRIIRRLSTDAHQVLGRLAHPDPGDWLERDSATLRQLGSFQRPLEPNRLALLQHRSGRVAVNGTLSGPIESVSDQGNASNTSPARASRIEPAPEVEPNDSLDRPGTVKIPGLIEGRIQTPGDIDLFRFQAKAGQKLAFEIETPGNSLPHFNPWLKLLDGSGNELVSNIYMEYGGDGDDVNKTVERKTIFTIEQTGSYFLQIRELTSVQGGPRFRYRLLARPQVPHLGRVEISLGVTPFLSTLVDKTDRINLEAGQVKEMVVVCEKEEGFQGNVLLTVDNLPPGVQAWVSTAAGWTETLMRGIQYRPLGVEVVSPRHHRPQRSATTLVFWASPDTPITGSPRFIELKARPVVDGRVGPALPAGRIPFLAVRPAEETQVMTSRR, from the coding sequence GTGTACTTGAGATTGATTGCCGCTACCCTGTGCCTGGCGGCTCCACTGAGCGCTCAGGATATCGAAACAGTCACTGAGCCCAAGCTGCTCTCCCATTTCCCTCTGGGCGGCCAACAGGGGACGACGTTCGACCTCGAGGTCTCGGGCGAAGCCCTGCAAGGCACCCACACCGTTTGGTTCGAGGGCGGAGAACTCTCCGCCTCCGTCCTGAAGCTGGAAAAACTCCAGTCCACCTCGGAAAAAAAGGACAAGAAACCGGAAGACTACCTGGGGAAAGCGGCGAAGGCCGATCACCGGGCCGTCTTGAAGATCCGGATACCGAAAACGGCCGCGCTCGGATTGCACCTGTTCCGGCTGGTCACTCCGCGGGGACTCTCCAATGCCCTGGGCCTGCAGGTCGTCTCCGATCCGATCATTTCGGAAACCGCCCGCCCGCACCAGACCGCGGAACAGGCGCAATACCTGTCGGTCCCCGCGGTCGTAAACGGCAGCCTCTCAGAGAAGGGCCAGCGAGACTTCTACGCATTCCGCGTTTCCCAGGGGGAGGAACTGCTCTTTGCCGTTCGTTCGGATCTGGGCCCCAGCCGCACCTACCAGGCCCAAGCCGCAATCACCCTTTACCAACGTTCCGTCAGTTGGTTCGATCCCAGCCGTGTGGTCCGGTTGGTCGTTGAGGGCCCCGCCCTGACCTGGGAGCCCTTTCAGCGATACGAGCGGACCCGCTCAACCGGCAGATTCGCCCTCTTCCAGCGTATTTCTCACCGATTTGAGAACTCGGGGCGCTATTTCCTTTCGGTCGGCACCTTTACCGGAACCGGCGATCCCAATCATGGCTACCAGCTGCGGATTATCCGGCGCCTGTCTACTGATGCCCACCAGGTCCTGGGCAGATTGGCCCACCCGGATCCGGGCGACTGGCTGGAAAGGGACTCCGCCACCCTGAGACAACTGGGAAGTTTCCAACGGCCGCTTGAGCCCAACCGTCTGGCTCTTTTGCAGCACCGCTCCGGTAGGGTCGCGGTCAACGGAACGCTCTCTGGACCAATCGAATCCGTATCTGACCAAGGCAATGCTTCCAATACTTCTCCTGCCCGTGCTTCCCGGATCGAACCGGCGCCCGAAGTGGAACCCAACGACTCCCTCGACCGACCGGGCACGGTGAAGATTCCCGGCCTGATCGAGGGCCGGATCCAGACGCCCGGCGATATCGACCTCTTCCGTTTTCAGGCCAAAGCCGGACAGAAACTGGCCTTCGAGATTGAAACTCCCGGGAACTCTCTGCCACATTTCAACCCCTGGCTCAAGCTCCTGGACGGGAGCGGCAACGAGCTGGTCTCCAACATTTACATGGAATATGGCGGCGACGGCGACGACGTCAACAAAACGGTTGAACGGAAGACGATCTTCACCATCGAGCAAACGGGCAGCTACTTCCTGCAGATCCGGGAGTTGACCTCGGTGCAAGGAGGACCCCGGTTCAGGTATCGGCTCCTGGCACGCCCGCAGGTTCCTCATCTGGGCCGGGTTGAAATCAGCCTGGGAGTCACGCCCTTCCTGTCCACGCTCGTCGACAAGACCGACCGAATCAACCTGGAGGCGGGACAGGTCAAGGAAATGGTGGTGGTGTGCGAGAAGGAGGAAGGGTTTCAGGGAAATGTCCTGCTCACGGTCGACAACCTTCCCCCCGGCGTGCAAGCCTGGGTCAGTACCGCAGCCGGCTGGACCGAGACGTTGATGCGGGGCATCCAGTATCGACCCCTCGGTGTCGAGGTCGTATCTCCCCGCCACCACCGCCCGCAACGCAGCGCAACCACGCTCGTATTCTGGGCAAGTCCCGACACCCCCATCACAGGGTCCCCGCGCTTCATTGAACTCAAGGCCCGGCCGGTTGTGGATGGGAGGGTGGGCCCGGCGTTGCCGGCAGGAAGGATTCCTTTCCTGGCTGTCCGGCCGGCCGAAGAGACTCAGGTCATGACTTCCCGCCGCTGA
- a CDS encoding dihydrodipicolinate synthase family protein, which yields MTKLQLQKLGGVWSATPTPFTKDLKVDTVAVKKMVEHHLRLGVRGLFLAGTCGEGPWMPDVERRRLVRAARKYSRDRLMIAVQVTDNSASRVVANIRAAKADGAQIAVVAPPLFFLNANPQTLTNHYRQILRESELPIGIYDRGRHSSVVIPESVLATIYADRRVIMVKDSSSDNQRREIALAARRKRPRLRLLNGNEFQCLDYLRAGYDGLLLGGGIFTGYLVGQMIQAVAAHDYARADRIQTRTTRMLYTVYGGDRLACWLSGLKRLLMELGVFRNWSNYLGYPLDRACIRNIKRIVAENRDVLLPS from the coding sequence ATGACCAAGCTCCAGCTGCAGAAACTTGGAGGGGTCTGGTCGGCCACGCCAACGCCGTTTACCAAGGATTTGAAGGTCGACACGGTGGCTGTCAAGAAAATGGTGGAGCACCATTTGCGCTTGGGAGTCCGGGGGCTTTTCCTGGCCGGCACTTGCGGAGAGGGTCCCTGGATGCCGGATGTGGAGCGACGGAGACTGGTGAGGGCGGCCCGCAAGTATTCTCGAGACCGGCTGATGATTGCGGTGCAGGTCACCGACAACTCGGCCAGTCGCGTGGTCGCCAATATTCGGGCCGCCAAGGCGGATGGAGCCCAGATTGCGGTGGTCGCGCCGCCGCTTTTTTTTCTCAATGCCAATCCCCAGACACTGACCAACCACTACCGTCAGATTCTGAGGGAGAGTGAGTTGCCCATCGGAATCTATGATCGTGGGCGCCACAGTTCGGTGGTCATCCCGGAGTCGGTTCTCGCTACCATTTATGCCGACCGGCGGGTGATCATGGTCAAGGACAGCTCGTCCGACAATCAGCGACGGGAGATTGCCCTGGCCGCGCGGCGGAAACGCCCCCGATTGCGCCTGCTCAACGGCAATGAATTTCAGTGTCTGGATTACTTGAGAGCCGGATATGACGGCCTGCTGCTTGGCGGCGGAATCTTTACGGGTTACCTGGTGGGTCAGATGATCCAGGCGGTTGCGGCCCACGACTATGCCCGTGCCGACAGAATACAGACTCGCACGACACGCATGCTATACACAGTCTACGGCGGCGACCGGCTGGCCTGCTGGCTCTCGGGCCTGAAGCGCCTTCTGATGGAGTTGGGCGTGTTCCGGAACTGGTCCAACTACCTGGGCTATCCTCTGGACCGTGCCTGTATCCGCAACATCAAGCGGATCGTCGCCGAGAACCGGGACGTCCTGCTACCGTCCTGA